One window from the genome of Micromonospora aurantiaca ATCC 27029 encodes:
- a CDS encoding SAM hydrolase/SAM-dependent halogenase family protein, translating to MNGTPRCVSLTTDYGLSDGFVAACHGVLARLAPAVRVIDVTHLIPAADVRRGAAVLAQTVPYLPWGVHVAVVDPGVGTTRRGIALAAPGGLLVGPDNGLLVPAAEALGGVTEAVELTNPDWLGPVVSRTFHGRDVFAPVAARLALGAPPAEAGPAVDPGTLVRLPEPVVRTEPGGFSAEVLTVDHFGNVQLAAPGTLLDGLPSRVLVNGHEAVHGRTFGDAEPGALVVYVDSAAQVAVAVNTGRAADTIRATPGALVTITRLPRDLALGAPA from the coding sequence GTGAACGGCACCCCGCGGTGTGTCTCGCTGACCACCGACTACGGGCTGTCCGACGGGTTCGTGGCGGCGTGCCACGGTGTGCTGGCCCGGCTCGCCCCGGCCGTCCGGGTGATCGACGTGACGCACCTGATCCCGGCGGCCGACGTACGCCGGGGCGCGGCGGTACTCGCGCAGACGGTGCCGTACCTGCCGTGGGGCGTGCACGTGGCGGTGGTCGACCCGGGTGTCGGCACGACGCGACGCGGGATCGCGCTCGCCGCGCCCGGCGGACTGCTGGTCGGGCCGGACAACGGGCTGCTGGTCCCGGCCGCGGAGGCGCTCGGCGGAGTGACCGAGGCGGTGGAACTGACCAACCCGGACTGGCTCGGCCCGGTCGTCTCCCGCACGTTCCACGGGCGGGACGTGTTCGCGCCGGTGGCCGCCCGGCTGGCGCTCGGCGCGCCGCCGGCCGAGGCCGGGCCGGCAGTGGACCCGGGCACGCTGGTCCGGCTGCCGGAACCGGTGGTACGCACCGAGCCCGGCGGCTTCAGCGCCGAGGTGCTGACCGTCGACCACTTCGGCAACGTCCAGCTCGCCGCGCCGGGCACGCTGCTCGACGGCCTGCCGTCCCGGGTGCTGGTGAACGGCCACGAGGCGGTCCACGGCCGTACCTTCGGCGACGCGGAACCCGGCGCCCTGGTGGTCTACGTCGACTCCGCCGCCCAGGTCGCGGTAGCGGTGAACACCGGCCGAGCCGCCGACACCATCCGAGCCACCCCAGGCGCCCTGGTCACCATCACCCGCCTCCCCCGCGATCTTGCACTTGGTGCCCCGGCATAA
- a CDS encoding Lhr family helicase, whose protein sequence is MLAEFGAATREWFTAAFAAPTPAQEGAWRSVAAARNALVVAPTGSGKTLAAFLWSLDRLAKEPPPADPRRRCRVLYVSPLKALAVDVERNLRAPLTGIRQAASRLGLVPPDVTVGMRTGDTPADERRAFARTPPDILITTPESLFLLLTSAARDSLRGVDTVIVDEVHAVAGTKRGAHLALSLERLDALLERPAQRIGLSATVRPIDVCARFLGGARPVDVVQPPANKTIEVSVQVPVEDMTRLDEQEPPEDDLGGLAPRRPSIWPAVEERVFALIRAHRSTIVFTNSRRSAERLCARLNELAAEEVEAASAPEGSRVARGGEPVRVSDLLPGADGPPAGDGAGPVRAPRQPAEVMAQSGAAAGAPAVIARAHHGSVSREERKQIEEALKSGRLPAVVATSSLELGIDMGAVDLVVQIEAPPSVAAGLQRVGRAGHQVGAVSRGVVFPKHRGDLLSCTVVAERMGAGAIEELHYPRNPLDVLAQQIVAMVALEPWRLGDLAVLVRRAAPFAELPDSALHAVLDMLSGRYPSTAFAELRPRLVWDRATDVLTGRPGAQRLAVTSGGTIPDRGLFGVFLAGAERAARVGELDEEMVYESRVGDVFLLGSSSWRIEEITPDRVLVSPAPGQAARMPFWKGDQLGRPVELGRAIGARVRALLRQSDADAVAALRAGGLDDWAAGNLMNYLREQKAATRSLPDDRTVVVERFRDELGDWRLAVHSVLGARVNGPWALAIGRRLAERYGVDAQVMPSDDGIVVRLPDTAETPPGADVVVFEPDEIAQLVEESVGTSALFASRFRECAARSLLLPRRDPRRRQPLWQQRQRAAQLLDVAREYADFPVTLEAARECLQDVFDQPALGELMRDLAARKVRLVEVESERPSPFARSLLFGYVGAFLYEGDAPLAERRAAALALDSGLLGELLGRVDLRELLDPEVLAETARQLRWLTEQRRPRDPEDVVELLRVVGDLSSAELAERGVPESWTDELAAARRVLRVRIAGEDRWVVVEDAARLRDALGVALPVGVAEAYLAPVADPLADLVARYARTHGPFAAATCAARFGLGVFVVEQALRRLASGGRVVSGEFAPDTVGSQWCDAEVLRMLRRRSLAALRREIEPVPPRALAAFLPRWQQVGSSARGVEAVAAAVEQLQGVSVPASALERLVLPARVADYSPAQLDELCAGGEVVWAGAGAISGGDGWVTLAYADVAPLLLPPPEEALTLTPLHESVLDALADGQALFFRSLSDRVGATDDAALSGAVWDLVWAGHLTNDTLAPLRAALGAGGAHRSRPSAPRTRYRRPGRVALPSRGGPPTMAGRWSRLPDRDLDPTRRAAALADLLLERHGVVTRGAVVAEQVTGGFAGVYPVLSAMEERGAARRGYFVEGLGAAQFAVPGAVDRIRALADDTQGRGGPTVVLAATDPANPYGAALPWPERVVDSGDGAAPATGHRAGRKAGALVVLVGGDLVLYVERGGRTILSFTDDTDTLAAAGKALADAVHSGALGAISVERADGEAVHASPLRDALTAAGFRATPRGLRLRG, encoded by the coding sequence GTGCTGGCGGAGTTCGGCGCGGCGACCCGGGAGTGGTTCACCGCGGCCTTCGCCGCGCCCACCCCGGCCCAGGAGGGCGCCTGGCGCTCGGTGGCCGCCGCCCGCAACGCCCTCGTCGTCGCGCCGACCGGCTCCGGCAAGACGCTCGCGGCGTTCCTCTGGTCGCTCGACCGGCTCGCCAAGGAGCCGCCGCCGGCCGATCCCCGGCGCCGCTGCCGGGTGCTCTACGTCAGCCCGCTCAAGGCACTCGCCGTCGACGTGGAACGCAACCTGCGCGCCCCGCTCACCGGCATCCGCCAGGCCGCCTCCCGGCTCGGCCTGGTCCCGCCGGACGTCACCGTCGGCATGCGGACCGGCGACACCCCGGCCGACGAGCGCCGGGCCTTCGCCCGCACCCCGCCGGACATCCTCATCACCACACCCGAGTCGCTGTTCCTGCTGCTCACCTCCGCCGCCCGCGACTCGCTGCGCGGCGTCGACACGGTGATCGTGGACGAGGTGCACGCGGTCGCCGGCACCAAGCGCGGCGCGCACCTGGCGCTGTCCCTGGAACGGCTCGACGCGCTGCTGGAGCGGCCCGCGCAACGGATCGGACTGTCCGCCACCGTCCGGCCGATCGACGTGTGCGCCCGCTTCCTCGGCGGCGCGCGCCCGGTCGACGTGGTGCAGCCGCCGGCGAACAAGACCATCGAGGTCAGCGTCCAGGTTCCGGTGGAGGACATGACGCGCCTCGACGAGCAGGAGCCGCCGGAGGACGACCTGGGCGGCCTCGCGCCCCGCCGCCCCTCGATCTGGCCGGCGGTCGAGGAACGCGTGTTCGCGCTGATCCGTGCGCACCGGTCCACGATCGTGTTCACCAACTCCCGGCGCAGCGCCGAACGCCTCTGCGCCCGCCTCAACGAGCTGGCCGCCGAGGAGGTCGAGGCGGCGTCCGCCCCGGAGGGCAGCCGCGTGGCCCGGGGCGGGGAGCCGGTGCGCGTATCCGATCTGCTGCCCGGCGCCGACGGCCCGCCGGCCGGCGACGGCGCCGGGCCGGTGCGTGCGCCTCGGCAGCCGGCGGAGGTGATGGCGCAGTCCGGCGCGGCGGCCGGGGCGCCGGCGGTGATCGCGCGGGCGCACCACGGCAGCGTGTCCCGGGAGGAGCGCAAGCAGATCGAGGAGGCGCTCAAGTCCGGCCGGCTGCCCGCCGTGGTCGCCACGTCCAGCCTGGAGCTGGGCATCGACATGGGCGCTGTCGACCTGGTGGTGCAGATCGAGGCGCCGCCGAGCGTGGCGGCCGGGCTGCAACGGGTCGGCCGGGCCGGGCACCAGGTCGGCGCGGTCTCGCGCGGCGTCGTCTTCCCCAAGCACCGGGGCGACCTGCTCTCCTGCACTGTGGTGGCCGAGCGGATGGGCGCCGGGGCGATCGAGGAGCTGCACTACCCGCGCAACCCGCTGGACGTGCTGGCCCAGCAGATCGTGGCGATGGTGGCGCTGGAGCCGTGGCGGCTCGGCGACCTGGCGGTGCTGGTCCGGCGGGCGGCGCCGTTCGCGGAGCTGCCCGACTCGGCGCTGCACGCGGTGCTCGACATGCTCTCCGGGCGTTATCCGTCCACCGCGTTCGCCGAGCTGCGGCCCCGCCTGGTCTGGGACCGCGCCACCGACGTCCTGACCGGCCGGCCCGGCGCCCAGCGGCTCGCCGTGACCAGCGGCGGCACCATCCCCGACCGGGGCCTGTTCGGCGTGTTCCTTGCCGGCGCGGAGCGGGCCGCGCGGGTCGGTGAGCTGGACGAGGAGATGGTCTACGAGTCCCGGGTGGGCGACGTGTTCCTGCTCGGCTCGTCGTCCTGGCGGATCGAGGAGATCACCCCCGACCGGGTGCTCGTCTCCCCCGCGCCCGGTCAGGCGGCCCGGATGCCGTTCTGGAAGGGCGACCAGCTCGGCCGCCCGGTCGAGCTGGGGCGGGCGATCGGCGCCCGGGTCCGGGCGCTGCTGCGGCAGTCCGACGCCGACGCGGTCGCGGCGCTGCGGGCCGGCGGGCTCGACGACTGGGCCGCCGGCAACCTGATGAACTACCTGCGCGAGCAGAAGGCGGCCACCCGGTCGCTGCCGGACGACCGGACGGTGGTGGTCGAACGGTTCCGCGACGAGCTGGGCGACTGGCGGCTCGCCGTGCACTCGGTGCTCGGCGCGCGCGTCAACGGGCCGTGGGCGCTGGCGATCGGCCGCCGGCTGGCCGAGCGGTACGGCGTGGACGCCCAGGTCATGCCCTCCGACGACGGCATCGTGGTGCGCCTGCCGGACACCGCCGAGACGCCGCCCGGCGCCGACGTTGTCGTGTTCGAGCCGGACGAGATCGCCCAGCTCGTCGAGGAGTCGGTGGGCACGTCGGCGCTGTTCGCGTCCCGGTTCCGCGAGTGCGCGGCCCGGTCGCTGCTGCTGCCCCGGCGTGACCCCCGGCGGCGGCAGCCGCTGTGGCAGCAACGCCAGCGCGCCGCGCAACTGCTCGACGTGGCCCGCGAGTACGCCGACTTCCCGGTCACGCTGGAAGCCGCCCGCGAGTGCCTCCAGGACGTCTTCGACCAGCCCGCCCTCGGCGAGCTGATGCGCGACCTGGCCGCCCGCAAGGTACGCCTGGTCGAGGTGGAGTCCGAACGCCCGTCGCCGTTCGCCAGGTCGCTGCTGTTCGGGTACGTCGGCGCGTTCCTCTACGAGGGCGACGCCCCGCTGGCCGAGCGGCGGGCCGCCGCGCTGGCGCTCGACTCCGGCCTGCTCGGCGAGCTGCTCGGCCGGGTCGACCTGCGGGAGCTGCTCGACCCGGAGGTGCTCGCCGAGACCGCGCGCCAACTGCGCTGGCTCACCGAGCAGCGGCGTCCCCGCGACCCGGAGGACGTGGTCGAGCTGCTGCGCGTGGTCGGTGACCTGAGCAGCGCCGAGCTGGCCGAGCGGGGAGTCCCGGAGTCCTGGACCGACGAGCTGGCGGCGGCCCGGCGGGTGCTGCGGGTCCGCATCGCCGGCGAGGACCGCTGGGTGGTCGTCGAGGACGCCGCCCGGCTGCGTGACGCGCTCGGGGTGGCGCTGCCCGTCGGGGTCGCCGAGGCGTACCTCGCGCCGGTGGCCGATCCGCTCGCCGACCTGGTCGCCCGGTACGCCCGCACGCACGGCCCGTTCGCGGCCGCCACCTGCGCGGCCCGGTTCGGGCTCGGCGTGTTCGTGGTGGAGCAGGCGCTGCGGCGGCTCGCCTCGGGCGGCCGGGTGGTCTCCGGGGAGTTCGCCCCGGACACGGTGGGCTCCCAGTGGTGCGACGCGGAGGTGCTGCGCATGCTGCGCCGTCGCTCGCTCGCGGCCCTGCGCCGGGAGATCGAGCCGGTGCCGCCGCGCGCGCTCGCCGCGTTCCTGCCCCGCTGGCAGCAGGTCGGCTCGTCGGCGCGGGGCGTCGAGGCGGTCGCCGCCGCCGTCGAGCAGTTGCAGGGCGTGAGCGTGCCCGCGTCCGCACTGGAACGCCTGGTGCTCCCGGCCCGGGTCGCCGACTACTCCCCCGCCCAGCTCGACGAGCTGTGCGCCGGCGGCGAGGTGGTGTGGGCCGGCGCGGGCGCGATCTCCGGCGGCGACGGGTGGGTGACGCTCGCGTACGCCGACGTGGCGCCGCTGCTGCTCCCGCCGCCGGAGGAGGCACTGACGCTGACCCCGCTGCACGAGTCGGTGCTCGACGCGCTCGCCGACGGGCAGGCGCTGTTCTTCCGCTCGCTGTCCGACCGGGTCGGCGCCACAGACGACGCCGCGCTGTCGGGCGCGGTGTGGGATCTGGTCTGGGCCGGTCACCTCACCAACGACACGCTCGCGCCGCTGCGCGCCGCGCTCGGCGCGGGCGGGGCACACCGGTCCCGGCCGTCGGCGCCGCGCACCCGCTACCGCCGTCCGGGCCGGGTGGCGCTGCCCAGCCGGGGCGGTCCGCCCACCATGGCCGGTCGCTGGTCCCGGCTGCCCGACCGCGACCTCGACCCCACCCGCCGCGCCGCCGCCCTCGCCGACCTGCTGCTGGAACGGCACGGCGTGGTGACCCGGGGCGCGGTCGTGGCCGAGCAGGTCACCGGCGGCTTCGCCGGGGTCTACCCGGTGCTGTCCGCGATGGAGGAACGCGGGGCGGCCCGGCGCGGCTACTTCGTCGAAGGGCTCGGCGCGGCGCAGTTCGCGGTGCCCGGCGCGGTGGACCGCATCCGCGCGCTCGCCGACGACACCCAGGGCCGGGGCGGTCCGACAGTCGTGCTCGCGGCCACCGACCCGGCGAACCCGTACGGCGCGGCGCTGCCCTGGCCGGAGCGCGTGGTCGACTCCGGCGACGGCGCGGCACCGGCCACCGGCCACCGGGCCGGGCGCAAGGCGGGCGCGCTTGTCGTGCTCGTCGGCGGTGACCTGGTGCTCTACGTGGAGCGGGGCGGCCGGACGATCCTGTCGTTCACCGACGACACCGACACGCTCGCCGCGGCCGGCAAGGCACTCGCCGACGCGGTGCACTCCGGTGCGCTCGGCGCGATCTCGGTGGAACGCGCCGACGGCGAGGCCGTGCACGCGTCCCCGCTGCGCGACGCGCTCACCGCCGCCGGTTTCCGCGCCACCCCGCGCGGGCTGCGTCTGCGCGGCTGA
- a CDS encoding Na+/H+ antiporter subunit A: MLVLLIVHLVAALLAPLLVRRWGPRACLMLALAPAATAVWAAAHTGAVRDGGAVVETYPWISQLQLDVALRVTTLSWLMLLLVGGVGALVLVYSARYFPPGSTGLARFAAVMVAFAGAMLGLVVSDDLLLLYVFWELTTVFSYLLIGHGTERRSSRWAAAQALTVTTLGGLAMLVGFLLLGHHAGGYRWSAVAAAPLPGGGYLVVAVLLILAGALAKSAVFPFNAWLPVAMAAPTPVSAYLHAAAMVKAGIFLIGLLGPVLAPVDGWRPVTVVAGLVTLVIGGWAALRQTDLKLLLAYGTVSQLGLLTVVFGAGTPKAALAGVAMLAAHALFKAALFLVVGILDHEAGTRDLRELSGVRRTAPVLAVVATLAAASMAGVPPLLGFVGKEAALAAFTGDPLVLTVLVVGSALTVAYSIRFLWGAFGTRPGTPDTELARPPAAMLVPPALLAVAGLAAGPAAGWLSGLFEPYAELFGPVEEHLALWHGPTAALGLSALVLAGGVVLHLVRGPLAPALARLRSPVGGNQGYEWVTHAFDRLAIEVTGATQRGSLPQYLGTVLLVLVFVPGGAMIATTPWRVDLAPWDNPAQLVVCVVIAVAALLAVGARRRLTAMLLVGVTGYGTAMMFVLYGAPDVALTQFLVETATIAVFVLVLRRLPERFSARPLRRSRWVRRGIGIAAGVVMAGLALAAAGARRAPSISADFPDLALIEGYGRNVVNVTLVDIRAWDTMGEISVLVVTATGVASLIYERSRTGPRPRRPPPAALRAGDRRTVWLRGGQTLPERRRSIVFEVVTRLIFHTVLIFSLFLLFSGHNAPGGGFSGGLVAGLALALRYLAGGRYELAEAAPVGAGTVLGAGLGISVGSGVLGLALTGEVLQSVKVNLWLPVVGDFYLVTSLFFDIGVYLVVVGLVLDILRSLGAEVDRHVEAAGEAGRRLVVQREGQS, encoded by the coding sequence GTGCTCGTCCTGCTGATCGTGCACCTGGTGGCGGCGCTGCTCGCCCCGCTGCTGGTCCGCCGGTGGGGTCCGCGCGCCTGCCTGATGCTGGCGCTCGCCCCGGCCGCCACAGCGGTCTGGGCGGCGGCGCACACAGGGGCGGTACGCGACGGCGGCGCGGTGGTCGAGACGTACCCCTGGATCTCGCAGCTCCAGCTCGACGTGGCGCTGCGCGTCACGACGCTGTCCTGGCTGATGCTGCTGCTCGTCGGCGGCGTCGGCGCGCTGGTGCTGGTCTACTCCGCCCGCTACTTCCCGCCCGGGTCCACCGGGCTGGCCCGCTTCGCCGCCGTCATGGTCGCCTTCGCCGGGGCGATGCTCGGCCTCGTCGTCTCCGACGACCTGCTGCTGCTCTACGTGTTCTGGGAACTGACCACCGTCTTCTCGTACCTGCTCATCGGGCACGGCACCGAGCGCCGGTCCAGCCGGTGGGCCGCCGCGCAGGCGCTGACAGTGACGACGCTGGGCGGGCTGGCAATGCTCGTCGGGTTCCTGCTGCTCGGCCACCACGCCGGGGGCTACCGGTGGTCGGCGGTGGCGGCGGCGCCGCTGCCCGGCGGCGGGTACCTGGTCGTCGCCGTGCTGCTGATCCTCGCCGGGGCGCTGGCGAAGTCCGCGGTGTTCCCGTTCAACGCCTGGCTGCCGGTGGCGATGGCCGCCCCGACGCCGGTGAGCGCGTACCTGCACGCGGCGGCGATGGTGAAGGCCGGCATCTTCCTCATCGGACTGCTCGGCCCGGTGCTCGCCCCGGTCGACGGGTGGCGGCCGGTCACCGTGGTCGCCGGACTGGTCACGCTCGTCATCGGCGGCTGGGCGGCGCTGCGGCAGACCGACCTGAAGCTGCTGCTGGCGTACGGGACGGTCAGCCAGCTCGGCCTGCTCACAGTGGTGTTCGGCGCGGGCACCCCGAAGGCGGCGCTGGCCGGGGTGGCGATGCTGGCGGCACACGCCCTGTTCAAGGCGGCACTGTTCCTGGTCGTCGGCATCCTCGACCACGAGGCCGGCACCCGTGACCTGCGGGAGCTGTCCGGGGTCAGGCGGACCGCGCCGGTGCTGGCCGTCGTCGCCACGCTGGCCGCCGCCTCGATGGCCGGGGTGCCGCCGCTGCTCGGGTTCGTCGGGAAGGAGGCGGCGCTCGCCGCGTTCACCGGTGATCCGCTGGTGCTGACCGTGCTGGTGGTGGGCAGCGCGCTCACCGTCGCGTACAGCATCCGGTTCCTCTGGGGCGCGTTCGGCACCCGGCCCGGCACGCCGGACACCGAGCTGGCCCGCCCACCCGCCGCGATGCTCGTACCCCCGGCGCTGCTCGCCGTGGCCGGGCTCGCCGCCGGTCCGGCGGCCGGGTGGCTGAGCGGCCTGTTCGAGCCGTACGCCGAGCTGTTCGGACCGGTCGAGGAGCACCTGGCGCTCTGGCACGGACCCACGGCGGCGCTCGGCCTGTCCGCCCTCGTGCTGGCCGGCGGTGTGGTGCTGCACCTGGTCCGCGGCCCGCTGGCGCCCGCGCTGGCCCGGCTGCGCTCGCCGGTGGGCGGCAACCAGGGGTACGAGTGGGTGACGCACGCCTTCGACCGGCTCGCCATCGAGGTCACCGGCGCCACCCAGCGCGGCTCGCTGCCGCAGTACCTCGGCACGGTGCTGCTCGTGCTGGTGTTCGTGCCGGGCGGGGCGATGATCGCCACCACGCCGTGGCGGGTCGACCTGGCGCCCTGGGACAACCCGGCCCAGCTCGTGGTCTGCGTGGTGATCGCGGTCGCCGCGCTGCTCGCGGTCGGCGCGCGCCGCCGGCTCACCGCGATGCTGCTCGTCGGCGTGACCGGCTACGGCACCGCGATGATGTTCGTCCTCTACGGCGCGCCGGACGTGGCACTGACCCAGTTCCTGGTGGAGACCGCGACGATCGCCGTGTTCGTGCTGGTGCTGCGGCGGCTGCCGGAGCGGTTCTCGGCGCGGCCGCTGCGCCGCAGCCGCTGGGTCCGGCGCGGCATCGGGATCGCCGCCGGTGTGGTGATGGCCGGTCTGGCGCTGGCCGCGGCCGGGGCACGGCGGGCGCCGTCGATCTCTGCCGACTTCCCGGACCTGGCCTTGATCGAGGGGTACGGCCGCAACGTCGTGAACGTGACGCTCGTCGACATCCGGGCCTGGGACACGATGGGGGAGATCTCGGTGCTCGTGGTGACCGCGACCGGCGTGGCCAGCCTGATCTACGAGCGTTCCCGCACCGGGCCACGGCCCCGCCGTCCCCCACCGGCCGCGTTGCGCGCCGGGGACCGGCGCACGGTGTGGCTGCGCGGCGGGCAGACGCTGCCGGAACGGCGGCGCTCGATCGTGTTCGAGGTGGTCACCCGGCTGATCTTCCACACCGTCCTGATCTTCTCGCTGTTCCTGCTCTTCTCCGGGCACAACGCCCCCGGCGGCGGCTTCTCCGGCGGGCTCGTCGCCGGCCTCGCGCTGGCCCTGCGCTACCTGGCCGGCGGCCGGTACGAGCTGGCCGAGGCGGCGCCGGTCGGGGCCGGCACCGTGCTCGGCGCGGGCCTGGGCATCTCGGTCGGCAGCGGCGTGCTCGGCCTGGCGCTCACCGGTGAGGTGCTCCAGAGCGTCAAGGTCAACCTGTGGCTGCCGGTGGTCGGCGACTTCTACCTGGTCACGTCGCTGTTCTTCGACATCGGCGTGTACCTGGTGGTGGTCGGGCTGGTGCTCGACATCCTGCGGAGCCTGGGCGCCGAGGTGGACCGGCACGTGGAGGCGGCGGGCGAGGCGGGGCGCAGGTTGGTCGTCCAGCGCGAGGGTCAGTCATGA
- a CDS encoding Na(+)/H(+) antiporter subunit C produces MTRGAAGPTLVLVLAVGVLVAAGVTLLLERSLTRILLGIILLGNGVNLLILLGGRSGAAPLVGSTSQGEMSDALPQAMVLTAVVITFGLTAFLLAVAYRSWYTSGDDEVQDDLEDRQIVRLAESNEVSTADLGGEGPDEDPEQVDPEPARRRLHRDGEKP; encoded by the coding sequence ATGACGCGCGGTGCGGCCGGGCCGACGCTGGTGCTGGTGCTGGCGGTCGGGGTGCTCGTCGCCGCCGGTGTCACGCTGCTGCTGGAACGCAGCCTGACCCGGATCCTGCTCGGCATCATCCTGCTCGGCAACGGCGTGAACCTGCTCATCCTGCTCGGCGGGCGGTCCGGCGCCGCCCCGCTCGTCGGTTCCACCTCGCAGGGCGAGATGAGCGACGCGCTGCCGCAGGCCATGGTGCTCACCGCCGTGGTGATCACGTTCGGGCTGACCGCGTTCCTGCTCGCTGTCGCCTACCGGAGCTGGTACACCAGCGGCGACGACGAGGTGCAGGACGACCTGGAGGACCGGCAGATCGTCCGGCTCGCCGAGAGCAACGAGGTGTCCACGGCCGACCTCGGCGGCGAGGGCCCGGACGAGGACCCGGAACAGGTCGACCCGGAGCCGGCGCGCCGCCGGCTGCACCGGGACGGTGAGAAACCATGA
- a CDS encoding Na+/H+ antiporter subunit D — protein MSALVPLPVVVPLLGAALTLLLSGRPRLQRSISVLCLSSVLVVAAVLLVQAYRFGPVVVQVGGWPAPVGIVLVADQLAALMVLVSSAVTLCVLLYSIGQGRGETGETAPVSIFHPTYLVLTAGVTNAFLAGDLFNLFVGFEILLAASFVLITLGGTEVRLRTGSTYVVVSILSSLLFLSAVGLVYAATGTLNMAQLAGRLDALPSGVRLTLQLTLLLAFGIKAAVFPLSAWLPDSYPTAPAPVTAVFAGLLTKVGVYAIIRTETLLFPGGQVATLLMVVAGLTMVVGILGAVAQSDLKRLLSFTLVSHIGYMIFGVALSSVAGLSGAIFYVVHHITIQTTLFLVAGLVEERAGSTDLRRIGGLARIAPMLGVLFFVPAMNLAGIPPFSGFLGKLGLLQAGVAAGGTLPAVLVAAGTLTSLLTLYAASRVWNIAFWRAPRLATTNPPARLPGMMVGATTALVALGVLFTLAAGPLFQVTADAATDLRERTPYVRAVLPRDVP, from the coding sequence ATGAGCGCCCTCGTCCCGCTGCCGGTGGTGGTGCCGCTGCTCGGCGCGGCGCTCACCCTCCTGCTGTCCGGCCGCCCCCGCCTGCAGCGGTCGATCAGCGTGCTCTGCCTGTCCAGCGTCCTGGTGGTGGCGGCGGTGCTGCTGGTGCAGGCGTACCGGTTCGGGCCGGTGGTGGTGCAGGTGGGCGGCTGGCCGGCGCCGGTGGGCATCGTGCTGGTGGCGGACCAGCTGGCGGCGCTGATGGTGCTCGTCTCCTCGGCGGTGACGCTGTGCGTGCTGCTCTACTCGATCGGCCAGGGCCGGGGGGAGACCGGGGAGACCGCGCCGGTGAGCATCTTCCACCCCACGTACCTGGTGCTGACCGCGGGCGTGACGAACGCCTTCCTGGCCGGGGACCTGTTCAACCTGTTCGTCGGCTTCGAGATCCTGCTGGCCGCGAGCTTCGTGCTGATCACGCTGGGCGGCACCGAGGTGCGGTTGCGGACCGGATCGACGTACGTGGTGGTCAGCATCCTGTCGTCGCTGCTGTTCCTGTCCGCCGTGGGGCTGGTGTACGCGGCCACCGGCACGCTGAACATGGCGCAGCTCGCCGGCCGGCTGGACGCGCTGCCGTCCGGCGTACGCCTGACCCTGCAACTGACGCTGCTGCTCGCGTTCGGGATCAAGGCGGCGGTGTTCCCGCTGTCGGCGTGGCTGCCGGACAGCTACCCGACCGCGCCCGCCCCGGTCACGGCGGTCTTCGCCGGCCTGCTCACCAAGGTCGGCGTGTACGCGATCATCCGCACGGAGACGCTGCTGTTCCCCGGCGGCCAGGTCGCCACGCTGCTGATGGTGGTGGCCGGGCTGACCATGGTGGTCGGCATCCTCGGCGCGGTGGCCCAGTCGGACCTGAAGCGGCTGCTGTCCTTCACGCTCGTCAGCCACATCGGCTACATGATCTTCGGGGTGGCGCTGAGCAGCGTCGCCGGCCTGTCCGGGGCGATCTTCTACGTGGTGCACCACATCACCATCCAGACCACGCTGTTCCTGGTCGCCGGCCTGGTCGAGGAACGCGCCGGCAGCACCGACCTGCGCCGGATCGGCGGCCTGGCGCGGATCGCCCCGATGCTCGGCGTGCTCTTCTTCGTCCCCGCGATGAACCTCGCCGGCATCCCGCCGTTCTCCGGCTTCCTCGGCAAACTCGGCCTGCTCCAGGCCGGCGTGGCCGCAGGCGGGACGCTGCCCGCCGTGCTGGTCGCGGCCGGCACGCTGACCAGCCTGCTCACGCTCTACGCGGCCTCCCGGGTGTGGAACATCGCGTTCTGGCGGGCGCCCCGGCTGGCCACCACCAACCCGCCGGCCCGGCTGCCCGGAATGATGGTCGGGGCCACCACCGCCCTGGTGGCGCTGGGCGTGCTGTTCACGCTGGCGGCCGGGCCGCTGTTCCAGGTCACCGCGGACGCGGCCACCGACCTGCGCGAGCGCACCCCGTACGTGCGGGCGGTCCTGCCCCGGGACGTGCCGTGA
- a CDS encoding Na+/H+ antiporter subunit E — translation MTDDLPPGGGATGDPAGVPRAAPAPDAPVPTVGRGGRRRDQAVALGWLVVAWMLLWGDVSWGNLVAGLVIGVAVLLFFPLPPVTFGGRVRPRALLVFAATFVAELVSASVHVAAVALRFGYRPRGAIIAVPLRVRTDLNLALTAEVISLVPGTLILDVDRAAGVLYVHVLDVRGPDDLAESRQRVLAVERRIVRAIGSPDEVRRLDLEPAERRNHQ, via the coding sequence GTGACCGACGACCTGCCCCCGGGCGGGGGCGCGACCGGTGATCCCGCCGGCGTACCCCGTGCGGCGCCCGCCCCGGACGCGCCGGTGCCGACCGTCGGGCGGGGCGGGCGGCGGCGGGACCAGGCGGTCGCGCTCGGCTGGCTGGTCGTCGCCTGGATGCTGCTGTGGGGCGACGTGTCCTGGGGCAACCTGGTCGCCGGCCTGGTGATCGGTGTGGCGGTGCTGCTGTTCTTCCCGCTGCCGCCGGTCACGTTCGGTGGCCGGGTACGCCCCCGCGCGCTGCTGGTGTTCGCTGCGACGTTCGTCGCGGAGCTGGTCAGCGCCAGCGTGCACGTGGCAGCCGTGGCGCTGCGCTTCGGCTACCGCCCGCGCGGCGCGATCATCGCGGTGCCGCTGCGCGTACGTACCGATCTCAACCTGGCGCTCACCGCCGAGGTGATCTCGCTGGTGCCGGGCACGCTGATCCTCGACGTCGACCGGGCCGCAGGCGTGCTCTACGTGCACGTGCTCGACGTACGCGGACCCGACGACCTGGCCGAGAGCCGCCAGCGCGTGCTCGCCGTCGAACGGCGCATCGTCCGCGCCATCGGATCTCCCGACGAGGTACGCCGGCTCGACCTCGAACCCGCCGAACGGAGGAACCATCAGTGA